A region of the Muricauda sp. MAR_2010_75 genome:
CAAAGTTATGTTCCCACCAAAGAGAATCTTCAGAACAGGGAATGGTTCCAAGATGCAAAATTTGGCATGTTCATCCATTGGGGCATTTACTCTGTATTGGGTGTGCACGAATGGGTCATGGAAACACAATCCATCGACAAAAAAACCTATGAAAAGGTAGCTCCATTTTTTAATCCGACAGAATTTGATGCCGAGGCCTGGGTGCTCTTGGCCAAATCTTCAGGGATGAAGTACATCACCATCACCTCTAAACACCATGACGGGTTTGCGATGTTCGACAGTAAATTGACAGATTGGGACATCATGGACCGAACGGTGTACCAAAAAGACATCATGAAACAAATGGCCGAGGCCTGTAGAAAACACGGATTGAAGCTTTTCTTTTATTATTCGCAATTGGATTGGAACCATCCCGATTACTATCCACGAGGGGAAACCGGAAATAAAACAGGTAGGCCAAATGGGGGGAACTGGGAAGATTACCTCAATTTTATGAATGGACAACTTACCGAATTGTTGACCAATTATGGTGATGTGGCCGGAATTTGGTTCGATGGTTGGTGGGATAAAAAGGAAGCTGATTGGCAACTCAAGAAGACCTATGGCCTTATTCATGGCCTTCAACCACAGGCCCTTATTGGCAGCAACCACCATCAGGCTCCCATGGAAGGCGAGGATTTTCAAATGTTTGAAAAAGATCTTCCCGGTGAGAACAAGGGTGGGTTCAGTAAAGATGCTAAAATCGGGAAGTTACCGTTGGAAACCGCCGAAACCATGGCGCATCGCTGGGGGTTTTCATTACAGGACAAGGACTATAAGTCCTCAAAAGAACTAATCCACTATTTGGTCAAAGCTGCAGGCTACAACAGCAATTTCCTGCTGAATGTGGGGCCAATGCCCAATGGTAAGATTCAACCAGAGTTTGTGGACACTTTGAAAGTTATTGGGGAATGGACAACCAAAAATGGGGAAAGTATCTATGGTACCCGAGGAGGGCCTGTTCCGGTTCAATCTTGGGGGGTAACTACCCAAAAAGACAATACCGTTTTTGTTCATATCCTCAATTGGCAATCCAATTCCTTTTTATTGCCAAAAATTTCAAAAGATATAGAGGGCGTAGTGGACTTTACTACCAAAAAACCTTTGGTGTATGAAACCACTTCTTATGGCACTTTGATTCAACTTCCAGATAATTGGAATGTTGCTATGGATTACATTATAGAATTAACAACAGAATAAGTACCTAAAACAAAAAATCCGCCCTTTAAAAGGGCGGATTTTTCTATTACTATGGATTCTAATTTTTAATCCTTGTTGGCGCTGGCCAATTTTCCTTCTGTACTCTTGATGTTGTTCAACTGCAAATCTTTGAGCACATTCACGGCCTCTTCCACATAAACGTCTTTGGCCAAATCTTTGTGCCATCTGTCCCTTTTTTCACGTAGCACAGAATCTTGGGTGAACAATTCGGTCTCATAGCG
Encoded here:
- a CDS encoding alpha-L-fucosidase, whose protein sequence is MVKKSIYVALLLVASLTSKVQAQSYVPTKENLQNREWFQDAKFGMFIHWGIYSVLGVHEWVMETQSIDKKTYEKVAPFFNPTEFDAEAWVLLAKSSGMKYITITSKHHDGFAMFDSKLTDWDIMDRTVYQKDIMKQMAEACRKHGLKLFFYYSQLDWNHPDYYPRGETGNKTGRPNGGNWEDYLNFMNGQLTELLTNYGDVAGIWFDGWWDKKEADWQLKKTYGLIHGLQPQALIGSNHHQAPMEGEDFQMFEKDLPGENKGGFSKDAKIGKLPLETAETMAHRWGFSLQDKDYKSSKELIHYLVKAAGYNSNFLLNVGPMPNGKIQPEFVDTLKVIGEWTTKNGESIYGTRGGPVPVQSWGVTTQKDNTVFVHILNWQSNSFLLPKISKDIEGVVDFTTKKPLVYETTSYGTLIQLPDNWNVAMDYIIELTTE